From Cognatishimia activa, one genomic window encodes:
- a CDS encoding 3-deoxy-D-manno-octulosonic acid transferase: MSRITRDAMAPSLSLTTYLTLARREALSWDAGTLVRPEGTLLWLHCADPDRIHVLAQLGYRLAAQRGETRVLITLAPNCAPPKELPEDVIFCPAPSENPADVEKFLKFWKPEALICSGPWLRPALIHGAHKANMPMVLVDAGELGVEHKSWLWLPDSLRATLQMFTCIYAINAASAYRLRRMLGLDAPIEDSGPLLEESPALTCSDTDLEDLGEVLRGRPVWLAARVQVEELAPVLAAHKFSMRLSPRMLLIIVPDNPQDAGAVLNDCEEGGWRVSLWDNGEMPDEKTQILLAENPRELGLFYRIAPMSFIGSSLVSGKGGRNPYEPAALGSAILYGPGVRLHLEAYSRLAKAGAARIVKDADSLSAAVASLMAPDKVAKMVHAGWEIVSEGAMVADRIIDRVNDAMDQREAS; encoded by the coding sequence TTGAGCCGCATCACCCGAGACGCCATGGCACCTTCGCTTTCTCTGACAACCTATCTGACGCTCGCACGTCGCGAGGCCCTTTCATGGGACGCGGGGACCCTGGTGCGTCCGGAAGGGACTTTGTTATGGCTGCACTGCGCTGATCCAGACCGCATTCATGTGCTTGCTCAACTGGGATACCGACTGGCCGCACAGCGCGGGGAAACGCGGGTGTTGATCACATTGGCACCTAACTGTGCCCCCCCTAAAGAGCTTCCCGAAGATGTGATTTTCTGCCCAGCGCCCTCCGAAAACCCGGCAGATGTCGAAAAGTTTCTGAAGTTCTGGAAGCCTGAGGCACTGATTTGCTCTGGGCCTTGGCTGCGCCCTGCTCTCATTCACGGGGCTCACAAGGCAAATATGCCCATGGTATTGGTGGATGCAGGCGAACTTGGCGTCGAACACAAAAGCTGGCTATGGCTCCCAGATTCGCTGCGCGCCACGCTGCAGATGTTCACCTGCATCTATGCAATAAATGCTGCAAGCGCTTACCGCTTAAGACGCATGCTGGGCCTGGATGCGCCGATTGAAGACAGCGGTCCGTTGCTGGAAGAGAGCCCAGCACTCACATGTTCTGACACTGATTTGGAGGACCTCGGCGAGGTATTACGTGGCCGCCCAGTTTGGCTTGCCGCGCGCGTTCAGGTTGAAGAGCTCGCTCCCGTTTTGGCAGCGCATAAGTTTAGTATGCGGCTTTCGCCCCGAATGCTCCTGATCATCGTTCCAGACAATCCTCAGGATGCTGGCGCTGTGCTGAATGATTGTGAAGAAGGTGGCTGGCGTGTGAGCCTTTGGGACAACGGCGAAATGCCAGATGAGAAAACCCAAATCTTGCTCGCTGAAAACCCGCGAGAACTCGGCCTTTTTTATCGCATTGCCCCGATGAGCTTCATCGGAAGTTCTTTGGTGTCAGGAAAAGGCGGTCGCAATCCCTATGAACCCGCGGCCTTAGGATCTGCAATCCTTTACGGTCCCGGTGTGCGTCTGCATTTGGAAGCCTACTCACGTCTGGCCAAGGCCGGGGCTGCGCGCATTGTAAAGGACGCAGATTCTCTTTCCGCTGCGGTGGCAAGCCTCATGGCTCCAGACAAAGTCGCTAAAATGGTGCATGCAGGTTGGGAAATCGTATCTGAAGGGGCCATGGTGGCTGATCGCATTATCGATCGTGTGAATGACGCCATGGACCAGAGAGAGGCAAGCTGA